The following are from one region of the Stigmatella ashevillena genome:
- a CDS encoding LysR substrate-binding domain-containing protein, with protein sequence MKRPGLFELQVISAVASHRSFRAAAAEVGLSPSALSHVVAALEKRLGVRLFHRTTRSVSLTEAGDGLLSRIRPALAELSAAMESVNEYRDTPTGTLRITTSEGAAQQVFTPMVLEFMKRHPAMKVEIGVESRFVDIVKEGFDAGIRPLEAVPRDMVAVPCGPKQRAAVVGSPRYFKLNPRPNVPAELRAHRCIRLRKKNGGLYAWEFERRGEAQEIEVDGPLTLDTLSLVIEAALNGAGLAYLNAWDVRAYLASGKLVSVLEDWLPAWPGLCVFFPSHRHVPAGLRAFVEVVKEVTKRAASRAEP encoded by the coding sequence ATGAAACGTCCGGGTCTCTTCGAGCTCCAAGTCATCTCGGCCGTCGCGTCTCACCGCAGCTTCCGGGCCGCCGCGGCGGAGGTGGGCCTCTCGCCTTCGGCCTTGAGCCATGTGGTCGCGGCGCTCGAGAAGCGGCTGGGCGTGCGGCTCTTCCATCGCACCACGCGCAGTGTCTCGCTGACGGAGGCGGGTGACGGGCTGCTCTCGCGTATCCGGCCCGCGCTCGCCGAGCTCTCGGCGGCGATGGAGTCGGTCAACGAGTACCGCGACACCCCCACAGGCACGCTGCGCATCACCACCTCCGAGGGCGCCGCCCAGCAGGTGTTCACGCCAATGGTGCTCGAGTTCATGAAGCGTCACCCCGCCATGAAGGTGGAGATCGGGGTCGAGTCGCGGTTCGTTGACATCGTGAAGGAGGGCTTCGACGCCGGCATCCGGCCGTTGGAAGCGGTGCCGCGCGACATGGTGGCGGTGCCTTGCGGTCCGAAGCAGCGCGCCGCGGTGGTCGGTTCACCCCGGTATTTCAAGCTGAATCCGCGTCCGAACGTACCGGCCGAGCTGCGCGCGCATCGATGCATCCGCTTGCGGAAGAAGAATGGCGGACTGTACGCCTGGGAGTTTGAACGCCGCGGAGAGGCGCAGGAGATCGAGGTCGACGGGCCGTTGACCCTCGACACGCTCTCGCTGGTCATCGAGGCCGCGCTGAACGGCGCGGGGCTCGCGTATCTGAATGCGTGGGACGTCCGAGCGTATCTCGCGTCCGGAAAGCTCGTGAGCGTGTTGGAGGACTGGTTGCCGGCGTGGCCAGGGTTGTGCGTCTTCTTCCCCAGCCATCGCCACGTGCCGGCGGGTTTGCGTGCGTTCGTCGAGGTGGTGAAGGAGGTCACGAAGCGCGCTGCTTCGCGTGCTGAGCCGTGA
- a CDS encoding M1 family aminopeptidase, producing MNLPRLATVARTEWSHQLRRPLFWMLLVLLVAVVWGVTSGNVTITSGNTEVGGKKAWVTNEFALAQTVILLTFLLFSFFVSVSAGMAVISDSEARVQPLLHTTPLTPTEYVWGKFLAVLGTYVLALGVMMGLLAFFHHAVPPGDAAEFRGPFVLGNYVRTAVWFGLPLLVFTAGAAFAVGERTRQPVPVFFLPVGLFFLCAFFLWDWSPGWLDPRVNRFLMAVEPAGFRWLTETWLKVDRGVDFYNTQPVVLDALFVISRLVLVGLGLGAVAWSERHFRRVLREEEGGRPSRAAQRRTEAPPAPVALSHAGVPLSALGMGARQPGFWKGLWTVTRAEARGLLSQPGLYLFLPLLLLQMVSQAATAVGPFDTELLLVPGRFAVSSMGAASLLVSLLLMFYTVESLERERACGFASLHDAAPVRTLSVLLGKALANSLVVVLLLTAMGLAGTGVQISQGTVPLTLMPYLLVWGLLLTPTFLMWTGFILAARAVTGGRFGTYALGLSALGLTGGVALSGHLTWVTNWPLWGAVLWTDLGAFQADRLALVLNRVAALGMAAFFIALAVRLDGRRARDSVTVLEALKPSALGRSAWRLAPYAVVPAVALIWVGILVAQGHQGAAAKHRAKQYWQKNLATWKDAPQPALVDVDLDVDLEPEASAFRTQGTYTLRNRQDTPLARFALTGSDSWEDVRWTVEGQDVTPEDRAGLYVFTPSPPLAPGATLKVGFAFHGHEPRGVSRKGGALREFILPSGVVLTSFEPTFAPVVGYQEERGVDPKENRYEPRVYPDDHYLGPTSAAWGTGTPFTTRIRLSAPEAYTLNSVGVRESDTVKDGRRTTVWHSDHPVSLFNIVAGKWDRVDGEGTVVFHHPAHGYNVKEMSRGLDAARRYYSEWFYPFPWDELKLSEFAGLVTSAQGFPTDITFSESIGFLTRPTPEVNTVLLVTAHEVAHQWWGNLLIPGKGPGGEVLSEGMSHYSALKLIEQLDGTEARAQTARRLEERYAKERRVDGERPLVKLDGSREGDTVVLYEKGGWMFWMLEEVMGRPAMHAGLQAFLRRYMEDADHPVLQDFLAVMRSFAPDAAAFDDFTRQAFFEVAVPEYHVTGTHVAKEGAQWLTTATVKNVGTGRWPLEVAVVKGSRGMSRPDGAKEEQPPVDFHEARERVVLGAGEEAHVTVRSDFAPERWVVDPDVRVLQLRRDHAWATLSAP from the coding sequence ATGAACCTGCCGCGACTGGCCACGGTGGCGCGCACGGAGTGGAGTCACCAGTTGCGCCGCCCGTTGTTCTGGATGCTGCTCGTGCTGCTCGTGGCCGTGGTGTGGGGCGTGACATCGGGCAACGTCACCATCACGTCGGGCAACACGGAAGTGGGTGGCAAGAAGGCATGGGTGACGAACGAGTTCGCGCTCGCGCAGACGGTCATCCTGCTCACCTTCCTCCTGTTCTCCTTTTTTGTTTCGGTGAGCGCGGGCATGGCCGTCATCTCCGACAGCGAAGCCCGGGTGCAACCGCTGTTGCACACCACTCCGCTCACGCCGACCGAATACGTCTGGGGCAAGTTCCTCGCCGTGCTGGGCACCTACGTGCTGGCGCTCGGGGTGATGATGGGGCTGCTCGCCTTCTTCCACCACGCCGTGCCGCCGGGCGACGCGGCGGAGTTCCGGGGGCCTTTCGTCCTGGGGAACTACGTGCGCACGGCGGTGTGGTTCGGCCTGCCCCTGCTCGTCTTCACGGCGGGCGCGGCTTTCGCCGTGGGGGAGCGCACGCGCCAGCCCGTCCCGGTGTTCTTCCTGCCGGTGGGCCTGTTCTTCCTCTGCGCCTTCTTCCTGTGGGACTGGTCTCCCGGGTGGCTGGATCCACGCGTGAACCGGTTCCTGATGGCGGTGGAGCCCGCGGGCTTCCGGTGGCTCACCGAGACGTGGCTCAAGGTGGATCGCGGCGTGGACTTCTACAACACGCAGCCCGTGGTCCTGGACGCGCTCTTCGTCATCAGCCGACTCGTGCTCGTGGGCCTGGGGCTGGGCGCGGTGGCATGGAGCGAGCGCCACTTCCGCCGCGTGCTCCGGGAAGAGGAAGGGGGAAGGCCTTCCCGCGCGGCGCAGCGCCGCACCGAAGCACCTCCCGCCCCGGTGGCGCTGTCACACGCAGGGGTGCCGCTGTCCGCGCTGGGCATGGGCGCGCGGCAACCGGGGTTCTGGAAAGGGCTGTGGACGGTGACGCGGGCAGAAGCACGGGGGCTTCTGTCGCAGCCAGGGCTCTACCTGTTCCTGCCCCTGCTGTTGTTGCAGATGGTGTCTCAGGCGGCCACGGCGGTGGGACCTTTCGACACGGAGCTGCTGCTGGTGCCAGGACGCTTCGCCGTGAGTTCGATGGGCGCGGCCTCGTTGCTCGTGAGCCTGTTGTTGATGTTCTACACGGTGGAGTCCCTGGAGCGGGAGCGGGCCTGCGGCTTCGCGTCCCTCCACGACGCGGCGCCGGTGCGCACGCTCTCGGTGCTGCTGGGCAAGGCGCTGGCGAACAGCCTCGTGGTGGTGCTGCTGCTGACGGCCATGGGGCTGGCCGGCACGGGGGTGCAAATCTCGCAGGGAACGGTGCCGCTGACCCTCATGCCGTACCTGCTGGTGTGGGGGCTGTTGCTCACCCCCACGTTCCTGATGTGGACAGGCTTCATCCTGGCCGCGCGCGCGGTGACGGGAGGGCGCTTCGGCACGTATGCGCTGGGGCTGAGCGCGCTGGGCCTCACCGGGGGGGTGGCCCTGAGCGGCCACCTCACCTGGGTGACGAACTGGCCCCTGTGGGGCGCCGTCCTGTGGACCGACTTGGGCGCGTTCCAGGCGGATCGGCTGGCGCTGGTGCTCAACCGTGTGGCGGCGCTGGGGATGGCCGCCTTCTTCATCGCGCTGGCGGTGCGGCTGGATGGCCGGCGCGCGCGCGACTCCGTGACGGTGCTGGAGGCGCTCAAGCCGTCGGCGCTGGGACGCAGCGCGTGGCGGCTGGCCCCTTATGCGGTGGTCCCGGCAGTAGCGCTCATCTGGGTGGGTATCCTGGTGGCACAGGGGCATCAGGGCGCGGCGGCGAAGCATCGCGCCAAGCAGTACTGGCAGAAGAACCTGGCCACGTGGAAGGACGCGCCGCAGCCTGCATTGGTGGATGTGGACCTGGACGTGGACCTGGAACCCGAGGCGAGTGCCTTCCGCACGCAGGGCACGTACACGCTGCGCAACCGCCAGGACACGCCGCTCGCCCGCTTCGCGCTCACCGGGAGCGACTCCTGGGAGGACGTGCGCTGGACGGTGGAGGGCCAGGACGTCACGCCGGAAGACCGCGCGGGGCTGTACGTCTTCACGCCGTCCCCGCCGCTTGCCCCCGGCGCCACGCTGAAGGTGGGCTTCGCATTCCACGGCCACGAGCCGCGCGGCGTGTCCCGCAAGGGAGGAGCGCTCCGGGAATTCATCCTGCCTTCGGGCGTGGTGCTCACGAGCTTCGAGCCGACTTTCGCACCGGTGGTGGGCTACCAGGAGGAGCGGGGCGTGGATCCGAAGGAGAACCGCTATGAGCCGCGTGTCTACCCCGACGACCATTACCTGGGGCCCACGTCGGCCGCCTGGGGCACGGGGACTCCGTTCACCACGCGCATCCGCCTCTCCGCACCGGAGGCCTACACGCTCAACTCCGTGGGCGTGCGCGAGAGCGACACGGTGAAGGACGGGCGGCGTACCACGGTGTGGCACAGCGACCACCCGGTGAGCCTCTTCAACATCGTCGCGGGAAAGTGGGACCGGGTCGACGGCGAGGGCACGGTGGTGTTCCATCACCCGGCGCATGGTTACAACGTGAAGGAGATGTCACGCGGACTGGACGCGGCGCGCCGGTACTACTCTGAGTGGTTCTACCCGTTCCCCTGGGACGAGTTGAAGCTGTCGGAGTTCGCGGGCCTGGTCACCTCCGCCCAGGGCTTCCCCACGGACATCACGTTCTCGGAGTCCATCGGTTTCCTCACGCGCCCGACGCCAGAGGTGAACACGGTGCTGCTCGTCACCGCGCACGAGGTCGCGCACCAGTGGTGGGGCAACCTGCTCATTCCCGGCAAGGGTCCGGGCGGCGAGGTGCTGTCAGAGGGCATGTCGCATTACTCGGCGCTGAAGCTCATCGAGCAGCTCGACGGGACAGAGGCACGCGCGCAGACCGCCCGCAGGCTGGAGGAGCGTTATGCCAAGGAACGCCGCGTGGACGGCGAGCGGCCGCTGGTGAAGCTGGATGGCTCGCGCGAGGGCGACACGGTGGTCCTCTACGAGAAGGGCGGCTGGATGTTCTGGATGCTCGAGGAGGTAATGGGCCGACCCGCGATGCACGCGGGGCTCCAGGCCTTCCTGCGCCGGTACATGGAGGACGCGGACCATCCAGTGCTTCAGGACTTCCTCGCGGTGATGCGCTCTTTCGCGCCGGATGCGGCGGCTTTCGATGACTTCACCCGCCAGGCCTTTTTCGAGGTGGCGGTGCCCGAGTACCACGTCACCGGGACGCACGTGGCAAAGGAAGGCGCCCAGTGGTTGACCACGGCGACGGTGAAGAACGTGGGGACCGGGCGCTGGCCGCTGGAGGTGGCGGTGGTCAAGGGCTCGCGTGGGATGTCACGCCCAGATGGCGCGAAGGAGGAACAGCCCCCGGTGGATTTCCACGAAGCCCGGGAGCGCGTGGTGCTGGGCGCGGGAGAAGAAGCCCACGTCACGGTGCGCTCGGACTTCGCGCCGGAGCGGTGGGTGGTGGACCCGGACGTGCGCGTGCTCCAACTCCGGCGCGACCACGCCTGGGCCACCCTCTCCGCGCCGTGA
- a CDS encoding CARDB domain-containing protein: MNRPHSRAGLLAGFIAWMAAAGCGSEAAPTPSLATQKLTLADGPDFVVTAVTGPKSAGQGQSITASVTVCNQGTQGDSTWVEVYLSSDTVISPPVPPGPPTDFPLGGSSTQYLSPGQCQTLSVSGSPGGPPPGAYYLGAVVDPPNQRFELVEDNNTLAGSRIGIGSGADFVVSSVTGPKSALQNQPFTASVTVCNQGTQSDSTRVEVFLSSDTVISPPLPPGPPTDFPLGGAYTDVLAPGRCQTLSVSGSAWNPALGAYYLGAVADPLNNQSELIEDNNALAGSRIGIGSGADFVVSAVTGPVSASLSQSITTSVTVCNQGTVSDGTRVEAYLSSDAVISPALPPAPPTDFLLGSAYTDVLAPGQCQTLSIPGLFGNPPPGAYFLGAAVDPLNDRPELIEDNNTLAGSRIGIGSGADFVVSSVTGPKSAQQNQSITASVTVCNQGTQSDSTRVEVFLSSDTVISPPVPPGPPTDFPLGNAHSGYLAPGQCQTLSISGSAWSPAPGAYYLGAVVYPLNGRPELIEDNNTLAGSRIGIGSGADFVVSSVSGPKSVQQNQPIIASVSVCNQGTLSESAWVEVYLSSSAVSAPPGSPTDFLLGGVSTGSLAPGQCQSLLVPGSSWSSPPGAYSLVAVVDPKNDWPELIEDNNRLTGGRIGIGSGADFVVSAVTGPKSALQNQTITASVTVCNQGTQSDSTRVEIFLSSDPVISPPVPPGPPADFLLGSVNTPSLAPEQCQTLSVSGSAWSPAPGAYYLGAVADPQNSRTELIEDNNSLAGSRIGIGSGADFVVTAVTGPKSASQSQSMTASVTVCNQGTLSDSTWVEVFLSSDAVISPSVPPGPPTDFLLGGTATRILSPGQCQTLMVSGSAWSPAPGAYYLGAVADPQNDWPELIEDNNSLAGSRIGIGSGADFVVVALTGPKSAQQNQPITVSVAVCNQGTLSESTRVEVLVSSDTVISPAQPPGPPADVLLGSVNTPVLAPGYCQTLQVSGIAWSPAPGAYYLGAVVDPQNSRPELIEDNNTLAGSRIGIGTGADFVVSALTGPASASRGKPFTASVTVCNQGTQSQSTRVELFLSSDSLITPPGPTTPPFLQDQPLGSINTSLLTPGQCQTLSVQGIASPPSTGAYFLGAMADPQNTQYELIEDNNAKAGSTLSITP, from the coding sequence GGCCCCAAGAGCGCCGGGCAGGGCCAGTCCATCACCGCCTCGGTCACCGTGTGCAACCAGGGCACCCAGGGCGACAGCACGTGGGTCGAGGTCTACCTTTCCTCCGACACCGTCATCTCTCCTCCCGTCCCTCCAGGACCTCCGACCGACTTCCCGCTCGGGGGCTCTTCCACCCAATACCTGTCTCCCGGGCAGTGCCAAACCCTCTCGGTGTCGGGCTCACCCGGAGGTCCCCCTCCGGGCGCCTACTACCTCGGCGCGGTGGTGGACCCACCGAACCAGCGGTTCGAACTCGTCGAGGACAACAACACCCTGGCCGGCAGCCGCATCGGCATCGGCTCCGGCGCGGACTTCGTTGTCTCCTCCGTCACCGGCCCCAAGAGCGCTCTGCAGAATCAACCCTTCACGGCCTCGGTCACCGTCTGCAACCAGGGCACCCAGAGCGACAGCACCCGCGTCGAGGTCTTCCTCTCCTCCGACACCGTCATCTCCCCGCCCCTCCCTCCCGGCCCCCCCACGGACTTCCCGCTTGGCGGCGCCTACACCGACGTGCTCGCTCCTGGGCGATGCCAGACCCTCTCGGTCTCAGGCTCTGCCTGGAACCCTGCTCTGGGCGCCTATTACCTGGGCGCGGTGGCGGATCCGCTGAACAACCAGTCTGAGCTCATCGAGGACAACAACGCCCTGGCTGGCAGCCGCATCGGCATCGGCTCCGGTGCGGACTTCGTCGTCTCCGCCGTCACAGGTCCCGTGAGTGCTTCGCTGAGCCAATCCATCACCACCTCGGTCACCGTGTGCAACCAGGGCACGGTGAGCGATGGCACCCGCGTCGAGGCCTACCTTTCCTCCGACGCCGTCATCTCCCCTGCTCTGCCTCCTGCCCCCCCCACGGACTTCCTGCTTGGCAGCGCCTACACCGACGTGCTCGCTCCTGGGCAGTGCCAGACCCTCTCGATCCCAGGCCTCTTTGGGAATCCCCCCCCAGGTGCTTACTTCCTGGGCGCGGCGGTAGACCCGCTGAACGACCGGCCCGAACTCATCGAGGACAACAACACCCTGGCCGGCAGCCGCATCGGCATCGGCTCCGGCGCGGACTTCGTCGTCTCCTCCGTCACCGGCCCCAAGAGCGCTCAGCAGAATCAGTCCATCACCGCTTCAGTCACCGTCTGCAATCAGGGCACCCAGAGCGACAGCACCCGCGTCGAGGTCTTCCTCTCCTCCGACACCGTCATCTCTCCCCCCGTCCCTCCCGGACCGCCCACGGACTTCCCGCTCGGCAACGCCCACTCCGGCTATCTCGCTCCTGGACAGTGCCAGACGCTCTCGATCTCCGGCTCCGCCTGGAGCCCTGCTCCGGGCGCCTATTACCTGGGCGCGGTGGTGTATCCGCTGAACGGCCGACCCGAGCTCATCGAGGACAACAACACCCTGGCCGGCAGCCGCATTGGCATCGGCTCCGGCGCGGACTTCGTCGTCTCCTCCGTCTCCGGTCCCAAGAGCGTTCAGCAGAATCAGCCCATCATCGCCTCGGTCTCCGTGTGCAATCAGGGCACGCTGAGCGAGAGCGCCTGGGTCGAGGTCTACCTCTCCTCCAGCGCCGTCAGCGCACCTCCCGGCTCCCCCACAGACTTCCTGCTCGGAGGGGTTTCCACCGGCTCCCTCGCTCCTGGGCAGTGCCAGTCCCTCTTGGTTCCGGGTTCATCTTGGAGTTCCCCTCCGGGCGCCTACTCCCTGGTCGCGGTGGTGGATCCGAAGAACGACTGGCCCGAGCTCATCGAGGACAACAACCGCTTGACCGGCGGCCGCATCGGCATCGGCTCGGGCGCGGACTTCGTCGTCTCCGCCGTCACCGGTCCCAAGAGCGCCCTGCAGAATCAGACCATCACGGCGTCGGTCACCGTCTGCAACCAGGGCACCCAGAGCGATAGCACCCGCGTCGAGATCTTCCTCTCCTCGGACCCCGTCATCTCCCCCCCCGTCCCTCCCGGACCGCCTGCGGACTTCTTGCTCGGCAGCGTCAACACCCCATCCCTCGCTCCTGAGCAGTGCCAAACGCTCTCGGTCTCAGGCTCCGCCTGGAGCCCTGCGCCGGGCGCCTACTACCTGGGCGCGGTGGCGGATCCACAGAACTCCCGGACCGAGCTCATCGAGGACAACAACAGCCTGGCCGGCAGCCGCATCGGCATCGGCTCTGGCGCGGACTTCGTGGTGACCGCCGTCACCGGTCCCAAGAGTGCTTCGCAGAGCCAATCCATGACCGCCTCGGTCACCGTGTGCAACCAAGGTACGCTGAGTGATAGCACCTGGGTCGAGGTCTTCCTTTCCTCCGACGCCGTCATCTCCCCTTCCGTCCCTCCCGGGCCACCCACGGACTTCCTGCTCGGAGGCACTGCCACCCGCATCCTTTCTCCTGGGCAGTGCCAGACGCTCATGGTCTCAGGCTCCGCCTGGAGCCCTGCGCCGGGCGCCTACTACCTGGGCGCGGTGGCGGACCCGCAGAACGACTGGCCCGAGCTCATCGAGGACAACAACAGCCTGGCCGGCAGCCGCATCGGCATCGGCTCCGGCGCGGACTTCGTCGTGGTCGCCCTCACCGGTCCCAAGAGCGCTCAGCAGAATCAGCCCATCACGGTTTCGGTCGCCGTGTGCAACCAGGGCACGCTGAGCGAGAGCACCCGCGTCGAGGTACTTGTCTCCTCCGATACCGTCATCTCCCCTGCCCAGCCCCCGGGGCCTCCGGCGGACGTCCTGCTTGGCAGCGTCAACACCCCCGTCCTCGCTCCCGGGTATTGCCAGACGCTCCAGGTCTCAGGCATCGCCTGGAGCCCTGCGCCGGGCGCCTACTACCTGGGCGCGGTGGTGGATCCACAGAACAGCCGGCCCGAACTCATCGAGGACAACAACACCCTGGCCGGCAGCCGCATCGGCATCGGCACAGGCGCGGACTTCGTCGTGTCCGCCCTCACCGGTCCCGCCAGCGCTTCGCGGGGCAAGCCTTTCACCGCCTCCGTGACCGTGTGCAATCAGGGCACTCAAAGCCAGAGCACCCGGGTCGAGCTCTTCCTCTCCTCCGACTCGCTCATCACGCCCCCTGGCCCCACGACGCCCCCTTTCCTTCAGGATCAGCCCCTGGGAAGCATCAACACCTCCCTCCTCACCCCAGGGCAATGCCAGACCCTGTCCGTGCAGGGAATTGCTTCACCGCCGTCGACGGGAGCGTATTTCCTGGGGGCCATGGCAGACCCACAGAACACCCAGTACGAGTTGATTGAAGACAACAACGCGAAGGCGGGTTCGACCCTCTCCATCACGCCCTGA
- a CDS encoding ABC transporter ATP-binding protein — MLSLRNLVKVYPGPVTALRGVDLEVPRGMFGLLGPNGAGKSTLMKILAGLLEPTSGEVTLEGMDLVRHPEALRPHLGYLPQEFGFYPYLSGQDMLRYLLELKGVTAPQGLTKLSAELLERVNLTFAAKRKVKEYSGGMRQRLGIAQALAGTPKLIIVDEPTAGLDPEERQRFYRLLAEIAHERTVLLSTHIVEDVAMLCPRFAVIRQGRVVAITSPSEAKAALHDSLFEGTVPPDGMATFQEAHRVTQAILFEGRNRVRIHAPPGTPVPLGFERTPPTLEDAYLLLMKDAPGPAPAVSA, encoded by the coding sequence ATGCTCAGCCTACGCAATCTGGTGAAGGTGTACCCGGGCCCCGTGACGGCCCTTCGCGGCGTGGACCTGGAGGTGCCTCGGGGAATGTTCGGGCTCTTGGGGCCCAACGGCGCGGGCAAGTCCACGCTGATGAAGATTCTCGCCGGTCTGCTGGAGCCCACCTCCGGAGAGGTGACGCTGGAGGGCATGGACCTGGTGCGGCACCCGGAGGCGCTCCGCCCGCACCTGGGATACCTGCCGCAGGAATTCGGCTTCTACCCCTACCTGTCCGGGCAGGACATGCTGCGCTATCTGCTGGAGCTCAAGGGCGTCACCGCGCCCCAGGGCCTGACGAAGCTGAGCGCGGAGTTGCTGGAGCGCGTGAACCTCACGTTCGCGGCGAAGCGCAAGGTGAAGGAGTACTCGGGCGGCATGCGGCAGCGGCTGGGCATCGCCCAGGCCCTGGCGGGCACTCCCAAGCTCATCATCGTGGACGAGCCCACCGCGGGCCTGGACCCGGAGGAGCGCCAGCGCTTCTACCGGCTGCTGGCGGAGATTGCCCACGAGCGCACGGTGCTGTTGTCCACGCACATCGTGGAGGACGTGGCGATGCTCTGTCCTCGCTTCGCCGTCATCCGCCAGGGCCGCGTCGTTGCCATCACCAGTCCGAGTGAGGCGAAGGCCGCCCTCCATGACTCCCTCTTCGAGGGCACCGTTCCCCCGGACGGCATGGCCACCTTCCAGGAAGCCCATCGCGTCACCCAGGCCATCCTCTTCGAGGGCCGAAACCGCGTGCGCATCCACGCGCCCCCGGGGACCCCCGTGCCTCTCGGCTTCGAGCGCACGCCGCCCACGCTGGAGGACGCATACCTGCTCTTGATGAAGGACGCACCGGGACCGGCTCCGGCGGTGAGCGCATGA